A genomic region of Halopelagius longus contains the following coding sequences:
- a CDS encoding CehA/McbA family metallohydrolase has product MTKLGVPDGGDGASDGVGEVSDGDGTGDADDADGERREGGGSLFGRYRTLRFDPHVHSEGSYDCETPVEAILERAAAAGLDAVAVTDHDEIDESLRAAELAPVYGLVGIPGVEVSTAEGHLLALGVESVPETGRSLAETARRVADAGGVSVVPHPFQRSRHGARRRAIDGAAVDAVEVYNAHTLTGLRNGQARSYADARSIPGVGGSDAHGPALVGRAYTVVGVPRGKEADPEAVLDAVAAGRTAVRGERTTARQYLEKYATNASILTASIL; this is encoded by the coding sequence ATGACGAAACTGGGAGTTCCGGACGGCGGGGACGGAGCGAGCGACGGCGTAGGCGAGGTGAGCGACGGGGACGGCACCGGCGACGCAGACGACGCCGACGGCGAACGCCGCGAGGGGGGCGGGTCGCTCTTCGGTCGCTATCGGACGCTGCGGTTCGACCCGCACGTCCACTCGGAGGGCTCGTACGACTGCGAGACGCCCGTGGAGGCGATACTCGAACGCGCCGCGGCCGCCGGCCTCGACGCGGTGGCGGTCACCGACCACGACGAGATAGACGAGTCCCTCAGGGCCGCCGAGTTGGCCCCCGTCTACGGCCTCGTCGGGATTCCGGGCGTCGAAGTTTCGACCGCCGAGGGACACCTGCTGGCTCTCGGCGTCGAGTCGGTTCCGGAGACCGGCCGCTCTCTGGCCGAGACGGCGCGCCGCGTGGCAGACGCCGGCGGCGTCAGCGTCGTCCCCCACCCGTTTCAGCGCTCCCGGCACGGGGCGCGGCGGCGCGCGATAGACGGCGCGGCGGTGGACGCCGTCGAAGTGTACAACGCCCACACGCTCACCGGACTGCGGAACGGGCAGGCGCGGTCGTACGCCGACGCTCGGAGTATTCCCGGCGTCGGCGGGAGCGACGCCCACGGCCCCGCACTCGTGGGGCGGGCGTACACCGTCGTCGGCGTCCCGAGAGGGAAGGAAGCCGACCCCGAGGCGGTTCTCGACGCCGTCGCCGCGGGCCGAACGGCCGTCCGCGGGGAGCGGACGACCGCCCGGCAGTATCTCGAAAAGTACGCGACGAACGCGAGCATCCTGACCGCGTCGATACTCTGA
- a CDS encoding TVP38/TMEM64 family protein produces the protein MGRVFESDRARRDAAVRLSALLVVAVAAGLSVHAFAPSLASPKRIIAAVERLGPYAGVGFVGVQAAQVIFAPIPGQALGVAGGYLFGTVRGAAYSVVGVVLGSTVVFVLARRFGRPYVERVVDDAVLERFDSFVEERGAVGLFVVFLFPAFPDDAVCALAGLTTLRIRTLVVLVAAGRIPTFLLVALVGERAADGRLLAAGSVAAALVVLSALVYLGRGKFDAVR, from the coding sequence ATGGGACGCGTCTTCGAGTCCGACCGCGCCCGGCGCGACGCCGCCGTTCGCCTCTCGGCCCTCCTCGTCGTCGCCGTCGCCGCGGGGCTTTCGGTCCACGCCTTCGCGCCGTCGCTCGCGAGTCCGAAGCGGATTATCGCCGCCGTCGAACGCCTCGGGCCGTACGCGGGCGTCGGCTTCGTCGGCGTGCAGGCCGCGCAGGTGATATTCGCGCCGATACCGGGGCAGGCCCTCGGCGTCGCCGGGGGGTACCTGTTCGGAACCGTGCGGGGCGCGGCGTACAGCGTCGTCGGCGTCGTCCTCGGCAGCACCGTCGTCTTCGTCCTCGCGCGGCGGTTCGGCCGCCCGTACGTCGAACGCGTCGTGGACGACGCCGTCCTCGAACGGTTCGACTCGTTCGTCGAGGAACGCGGCGCGGTGGGTCTGTTCGTCGTCTTCCTCTTTCCCGCCTTCCCGGACGACGCCGTCTGCGCCCTCGCGGGCCTCACGACGCTCCGAATCCGGACGCTCGTCGTCCTCGTCGCCGCCGGGCGAATCCCGACGTTCCTCCTCGTCGCTCTCGTCGGCGAACGCGCCGCGGACGGACGTCTCCTCGCCGCGGGGTCGGTCGCCGCGGCACTCGTCGTTCTCTCCGCACTCGTCTACCTCGGGCGCGGGAAGTTCGACGCCGTGCGGTGA